Proteins co-encoded in one Prunus persica cultivar Lovell chromosome G6, Prunus_persica_NCBIv2, whole genome shotgun sequence genomic window:
- the LOC18772684 gene encoding mitoferrin has translation MATDASPAFRTVPQPHDFHPEISVSLSPTHDGLEFRQFMIAGSIAGLVEHMAMFPVDTLKTRMQVFGGSCSVQPIGVRQALGSILKLEGLAGLYRGIGAMGLGAGPAHAVYFSVYEMSKEFFTRGNPNSSAAHAVSGVFATVTSDAVITPMDVVKQRLQLQSSPYNGVADCVKRVLVDEGVGAFYKSYRTTVVMNAPFTAVHFATYEAAKRGLMEVSPESASDERLVIHATAGAAAGALAAAVTTPLDVVKTQLQCQGVCGCDRFSSSSIGDVIRSLVTKDGYRGLMRGWVPRMLFHAPAAAICWSTYEASKNFFQELNGSESCRT, from the exons ATGGCCACTGATGCCTCCCCTGCATTCAGAACCGTTCCTCAACCCCACGACTTCCACCCCGAAATATCGGTATCTCTATCACCCACCCACGACGGCCTTGAGTTCAGGCAGTTCATGATTGCAGGCTCCATAGCTGGCCTAGTTGAGCACATGGCTATGTTCCCAGTAGACACCCTCAAAACCAGGATGCAGGTTTTTGGTGGGTCTTGCTCTGTTCAGCCAATCGGTGTTCGACAAGCCCTCGGATCGATTTTGAAACTTGAAGGCCTTGCAGGTCTCTACCGTGGGATTGGGGCAATGGGACTTGGTGCAGGACCTGCCCATGCTGTTTATTTCTCAGTTTATGAGATGTCCAAGGAGTTTTTCACACGTGGAAATCCAAATAGTTCAGCTGCGCATGCAGTTTCCGGAGTTTTTGCAACTGTTACAAGCGATGCTGTGATCACGCCCATGGATGTTGTGAAGCAGAGGTTGCAGTTGCAGAGCAGCCCTTATAATGGTGTTGCAGATTGTGTGAAGAGGGTTTTGGTGGACGAAGGAGTAGGAGCTTTTTACAAGTCCTATAGGACCACTGTTGTGATGAACGCCCCATTTACTGCTGTGCATTTTGCTACATATGAAGCTGCAAAGAGAGGGCTAATGGAGGTGTCGCCAGAGAGCGCCAGCGACGAGAGGTTGGTGATTCATGCCACTGCTGGGGCAGCTGCTGGGGCTTTGGCTGCTGCTGTCACTACCCCTCTTGATGTTGTGAAAACCCAATTGCAGTGCCAG GGGGTGTGTGGATGTGATAGATTTTCTAGCAGCTCGATAGGGGATGTTATTCGAAGCCTCGTGACGAAGGATGGATATCGAGGGCTTATGAGAGGTTGGGTTCCCAGGATGCTCTTTCATGCTCCTGCAGCTGCAATTTGCTGGTCTACTTATGAAGCATcaaaaaacttttttcaagAACTCAATGGCAGTGAGAGTTGCAGAACCTGA
- the LOC18772512 gene encoding uncharacterized protein At5g01610, translating to MDQILNKAGSYWFSQKANKELTSVGDDINSLQTSIEGGTKWLVNKLKGKMQKPLPELLKDFDMAVGIFPRDATNYEFNEETGKLTVYIPAACEVGYRDSSVLRFFTIVTGYLKKGRLEDIQGMKTKVIIWVNVSCITSEGSKLHFTAGLKRTRNREAYEVLRDGITVEKF from the exons ATGGATCAGATTTTGAACAAGGCGGGTTCCTACTGGTTCAGCCAGAAGGCCAACAAGGAGCTCACCTCCGTCGGGGATGATATAAAC TCATTGCAAACTAGCATCGAAGGAGGAACCAAATGGTTGGTTAATAAACTCAAAG GAAAAATGCAAAAGCCATTGCCTGAGCTTCTAAAGGATTTTGACATGGCAGTAGGAATATTTCCTCGTGATGCTACCAACTATGAATTTAATGAGGAGACGGGAAAACTTACAGTCTACATACCGGCAGCCTGTGAAGTGGGCTACAGAGATTCATCTGTTTTACGTTTCTTCACCATTGTAACTGGATATTTGAAGAAAGGAAGGCTAGAAGACATCCAGGGGATGAAGACAAAGGTGATTATATGGGTAAATGTGTCCTGTATCACATCTGAGGGATCAAAGCTCCATTTCACAGCTGGGTTGAAGAGAACCAGGAATAGAGAGGCGTATGAGGTTCTTAGAGACGGCATCACTGTAgagaagttttaa
- the LOC18772948 gene encoding abscisic acid receptor PYL4: MPPNPPKSSVLLHRINTPTSAESNTASLQCQNQRGGGALLLGNNNNNNKRRAPLPEALERHHTHAVGPDQCCSAVTQEIAAPVSTVWSVVRRFDNPQAYKNFVKSCHVIVGDGDVGTLREVRVISGLPANSSTERLEILDDESHVISFSMVGGDHRLSNYKSVTTLHPSPSGGTVVVESYVVDVPHGNSKEDTWTFVDTIVRCNLQSLAHIAENLDRRK, encoded by the coding sequence ATGCCTCCCAACCCGCCCAAATCCTCGGTCTTACTCCACCGCATCAACACCCCAACGTCCGCCGAGTCCAATACGGCGTCGCTGCAGTGCCAAAACCAAAGGGGCGGAGGAGCGCTTCTACTCGGTaacaataataacaataacaagAGGCGGGCCCCACTCCCGGAAGCGCTGGAGCGCCACCACACGCACGCGGTTGGGCCTGACCAGTGCTGCTCGGCCGTGACGCAGGAGATCGCGGCCCCGGTGTCCACCGTGTGGTCGGTGGTCCGGCGCTTCGACAACCCGCAGGCCTACAAGAACTTCGTCAAGAGCTGCCACGTCATCGTCGGCGACGGCGATGTGGGCACTCTGCGCGAGGTGCGGGTGATATCGGGGCTGCCGGCGAACAGTAGCACGGAGAGGCTGGAGATCCTGGACGATGAGAGCCACGTCATAAGCTTCAGCATGGTGGGTGGGGACCACCGGCTCTCGAACTACAAGTCGGTGACGACGCTGCACCCGTCACCCTCAGGCGGGACGGTGGTGGTGGAGTCGTACGTGGTGGACGTGCCGCACGGGAACAGCAAGGAGGACACGTGGACGTTCGTGGACACGATTGTTCGCTGCAACCTCCAGTCACTGGCTCACATCGCCGAGAATTTAGACCGACGCAAGTAA
- the LOC18772883 gene encoding protein trichome birefringence-like 34 gives MIQMLPKKHQLLPTTTWGIRSSLHSLIAILVATLLIGAVYLTQDGGLQLLYQDCTIITTLETRAAGAEDPKLSISSSKSRSSSKSKSSCNLFSGKWVSDNQSYPMYKERQCTYMSDQLACEKFGRKDLSYQNWRWQPHQCDLPRFNATKLLERLRNKRLVFVGDSLNRGQWVSMVCLVESAINPDLKSMPTKANGSLLIFKATEYNATIEFYWAPLLVESNSDDPVNHRVPDRIVRAQAIEKHARHWTDADVLVFNSYLWWRRSQMNVLWGSFESQDGIYKDVEMLRVYEMALRTWSDWLEVHVDRTKTKLFFVSMSPTHQSSKEWGESSRENCYKETQPITEEGYWGNGSDPKMMRLVENVLDGLKVRGLDVQILNITQLSEYRKEGHPSIYRKQWEPLTEEQESNPSSFADCIHWCLPGVPDVWNELLYAYIFQQ, from the exons atgaTTCAAATGCTGCCTAAAAAGCACCAATTACTTCCTACGACAACATGGGGAATCAGAAGCAGCTTGCATTCCCTCATTGCAATTCTTGTAGCAACTCTTCTAATTGGAGCTGTTTATCTGACCCAAGATGGTGGATTGCAGCTATTGTATCAGGATTGTACTATAATTACCACATTGGAAACTAGAGCAGCAGGGGCAGAAGACCCAAAATTGTCAATTAGCAGCAGCAAAAGCAGAAGCAgtagcaaaagcaaaagcagctGCAATTTGTTTTCAGGGAAATGGGTTTCTGATAACCAGTCTTATCCTATGTATAAAGAGAGACAGTGCACTTATATGTCAGATCAATTGGCTTGTGAGAAGTTTGGGAGAAAAGACTTGAGCTATCAGAACTGGAGGTGGCAGCCCCACCAATGTGACCTCCCTag GTTCAATGCCACAAAGTTGCTTGAGAGGCTAAGGAACAAGAGGCTTGTGTTTGTTGGGGACTCGTTGAATAGAGGTCAGTGGGTTTCCATGGTTTGCTTGGTCGAGTCTGCCATCAATCCAGACCTCAAATCCATGCCCACCAAAGCCAATGGCTCTTTGCTCATCTTCAAGGCCACT GAATACAATGCCACGATTGAGTTCTACTGGGCCCCATTGCTGGTGGAATCAAACTCTGATGATCCAGTGAACCACCGCGTACCAGATCGGATTGTAAGAGCGCAGGCAATTGAAAAACATGCAAGGCATTGGACTGATGCAGACGTTCTTGTTTTTAATTCATATCTCTGGTGGAGAAGGTCCCAAATGAACGTCTT GTGGGGATCTTTTGAAAGCCAAGATGGGATTTACAAGGATGTTGAGATGTTGAGGGTGTATGAGATGGCTCTCAGGACTTGGTCAGATTGGTTGGAGGTCCATGTTGATCGAACCAAGACcaaattgttttttgttaGTATGTCACCTACTCACCAAAG TTCTAAAGAATGGGGCGAGTCAAGTAGGGAGAATTGCTACAAAGAAACACAGCCAATTACAGAGGAGGGATACTGGGGAAATGGATCAGATCCTAAAATGATGCGTCTGGTTGAGAATGTGCTTGATGGGTTGAAAGTAAGAGGTCTAGATGTACAAATCCTCAACATAACCCAACTCTCAGAGTACAGGAAAGAAGGGCATCCATCTATTTACAGGAAGCAATGGGAGCCTCTAACTGAAGAACAAGAATCAAATCCCAGCAGTTTTGCCGATTGTATACATTGGTGCCTCCCTGGAGTGCCTGATGTGTGGAATGAGCTCCTCTATGCTTACATTTTTCAACAATAA